From the genome of Perognathus longimembris pacificus isolate PPM17 chromosome 19, ASM2315922v1, whole genome shotgun sequence:
GTTATTTTCTCTTAGCACGTTAAAATTATTATTCAGTTGTCTTTTACCTTGAGTTGATGCTCTTTGCAACATCGTTCTCTGGATTTTATTATGTGATATTTTCCAAGCCAGTTAACCTCCTATTCATGTAGCTcaatgttgtgttttgtttttgttttttcagttttattattgTGATTTTCTTAAGATCCTCAACCATTATTGTCagtcttctttccttcttaaacTATTCATTCATGTACACATGACCAGAATGCAGCTTTTTGAAGCTCTTCCTAGATTCCTCAGGAAAGAAATATGCAGAAAAAACTTTTAGATACACTATTCATTATTATTGTCTTCAACATTTGTTGAAATGATGTGACAAAGTGAGATTCTGGATgggaatattttcatttatattaataGGAATATAGCATTCGTTAGCTATGTTaattgtacatataaatataatgacTAGTAAGTGGAATCTTAGATTTTGATAGGGGTAGAGATACTTCTAACAGTTTAACAGACAAGAAATTGGTATGAAGTTTTACTTAGTATTTATAACTATGAAGTTATATATTACACAGGCCTTGCTTCAAAGACTAGAATAGGATGCTGGCACTGTGAAAAAGAAACATGATCAAATGCTTGCTAGGTtgaataaacatatatgaaataaTATGACTGATGGCTACCTAAAGACTTTATGTCTTGAAAACTGAGTCTTTTCTAGCTGAAACAATCATGGGTCCCCAAGTACCAAGGTACTTAAATTCCTGGCTCACCAATAATTTAAGGTATGTCAGCTTGTCTGTGTTAGAGACTACAGACAAGAAAGTCTAACAAGGCCATTAGATGTTGAACTCCTCCTACCTGTGCCCTGACATATATACTCCTtggtttgttttgaaattttgttttgtacTTCACATATCCAGAAAAATTGTGACTTTCAGTTAAGATAAGCAtgaagccaggcaatggtggctcacacttgtaatcctagctatttacgtggctgagatctgaggattgtggttcaaagccagctagggcaggaaagtctgtgagactctaatctccagttaagcataccaaacagccagaattggtgctgtggtagaaaactagccttgcctacaaaagcacccaggccctgagttcaagcctcctgaccaaccagaacaaaacaagcatgaaacaacaataaaagcaaagagaCTTAAGTCTGgctcctccttttttcccctcccccaatAGAGGGTTTTgccatgtagcccaagctggcctccagcTCACAGttctctcttgcctcagcctccaaagtgctggaattacaggtgtttgCCACCATTCCCAGCTGCTTAAGCCTTGCTTAAGTCTCATCTGCAATGAGGAGTTACTTTTGAAATCTGTTCTAGATATCCAACAAAGTAGGTTTGAGTGTAAAGCTCCTTACCTATTCTAGTGATTTGGAGTACTGGTACTAAAATCCATATTGTGGATTAAATATCAAAAGTAATTTCAGAATGTAAGAGGCATTCATAAAATGCTCATTTGTTTCCTGAATCACATTTACCAAATTCTAATCAGACTTCTCATGTCAAAATAACTCGAAACATTTTCTGAAATAAGAATTCGTTATAAATTAGATAGTTCATTCAATCAACAAAAATTGAATATTTGTTACATCAAACACATAATCCTTGCACAAAGATTTCGAAGACTGTAGCTCTGTTGTTCATTAGTGATGTGTGACCACTGAGTGCCTAACGTATCTAGACCCAAAGAGAAGAGCTACTCAAAATACAATATATGcaaaatttcaaaaacaagcatttaaaaatgtttcagttGTTAAAATTGTTAGCTTAGAAACGGCGATCTTTGGCATGTATTAAGATGAGTAAAAATTCAGATGAATTTTTATTGTACTTAAtttaatgtaaaatttaaatttagttatgtgccttttatttcattgtaaGGTGCTAATCTGAGGCTTTTTAAAAGGCTGTACAGCagggctctggtggttcatgccctaatcctagctactctggaggcagagattaggaaaaTTATAGTTTGAGACCAATCAGGCAAAAACATTGGCAAgacacattcacagaaaaagttAGGTGTGGCAACACATGGTTCAGGGAAAAAGAAATATCCTAGCAGCATAACTAGAGCCAAAAATAAATTCCTCAAAAACAGAGCCAAAAAAAGTAGGGGGCATGACTCAGCAGTAGAGCATCTACCTAAGCAAGCACCAGACCCTCACTCCTctctccagtactgcaaaaataaaagggaagagaCAGTCAATTAATCATTTCTGTACAGAAAATGTTTAATTAGAAAAATCAGTTACCATTAATATAAAATACTTTGGTTTTATAAGTGGTAATGGTAAGGATCGAAGATGGAACCTCATGAGCATACTAAGAACACATTCTGGATctacctaccactgagctatacttggAGGCCTGAAGTATTTTTATATCTTGCTTAGGGCTTTTAAGGGTTCTTAATAGGTACACTGCTTCTATTCTCCCTGGTTGTGTTTGTCTGGTGGGGAAGTGGAGAGAGTAGCATTTTCATGAATACATTATTTCCTAGATGTTTACTGAACTGCAACAAATGAGGCAACAGCTACCAGACATGGAATTTGGCCGACGAATGGCAGTAGAGCGTGAGTTGGAGAAAGTGGATGCTGTAAGATTAATTAATATAGTTTTTGATGAAACTGGACACTTCGTGCTGTATGGAACAATGCTGGGCATTAAAGTTATAAATGTAGAAACAAACCGGTAAGCTTTCATATGATGTATGGTTTCTAAAAATACATTTATGCGGGACCATTTTCTCCATTAGGGGAACAATGAGAGTTCTGTTTGTTACAAGAAAAATGGAATGGTCTCAAATGTCTAAACTTAACCAAATGTTTTGACTGGATTTTTTCTGTGGTCTCTCAGTTGTTTATAATCTTATGTAAAAAGTTTCCACTCATGTTTGTAAAAGCAATGGAAGAAGATATGAATAGTtttcaaggtttgtttttttttaaagcaactttcAGTCTGTCTTACTTATTGATTTAAATTAGTGTCATTCATGTTAAATCTTGCCAAATATTTTAACCACAGAATTCAGCATTACATCCTGCTAGACATAAAAATCAGAAGTTCAAATGCATGAAACCACAATAAGCCTTTTGTGCAAATAGTCCATTTTGTCTTAGTACAAAATATCCATGCTCATACCCtgaatataaaggaaaagaacttAAATGGTATTTTAGGAAAGAAACTCTATGCTATGCATACCCACCTATAAACATTTATATTACTGTTCTTGGCAATATAAGATTTTGGAATCTTTGTGAAAAGATTAACAGGAATAGGTTAAAATTATACACCTGTCCCCGGGTGCCATGGGGAGCTGGTTTTAAGAACCACCAGAGAAATCAATCTTCAAGGATGCTCAACTTATGTCATATAAGATGGCTTCTTTGCATATAACCTACTCCTAGCTTCCTATATACTTTCAATCATCTCGCACttataaaatttaatataatGTACATGTTGTATAAATAGTTGTTACACTATATTGTTTAGGAACAATGATAATGGGGAAAAATGTATATGTTCAGCACAAACTTTGGTGTTGGCCTGTActcgagtttgaactcagggcctcacgcttccTAAGCATAACAATTCTTCTCTAGAAactccttttcattattttctctcaGATAGTAGATTGGTAGTAGATTGGTATTTTCTTAACaattatttcatttgaaaattaTACTTGCCTACCAATTCAAAATGATGACCCATTTTGGAGTGGCGTAAACACTTCAGAacattttttactattttattttatataaagcaATGGTTGATTCTTTTATCTGTAAAGTTGTTATCATGATTGGAATTCATTCTGGTAATTGTATAAAAAACATTGCTGTATTTTCCAGGTGTGTGCGGATCTTAGGCAAGCAAGAAAATATTAGAGTGATGCAACTGGCTTTATTTCAAGGCATAGCCAAAAAGCATCGCGCTGCAACTACAATAGAGATGAAAGCTTCTGAAAACCCTGTTCTTCAGAATATTCAAGCTGACCCCACAATAGTCTGTACGTCTTTCAAAAAGAATAGATTTTATATGGTATGTGTGGTACGCTGGGAATTACATTTTCTTGGTTTGTCCCTTCAGTGTTTGAGAGAACGTTGGACATGTTAGTAGACGAGTAGACGCTAAACAACTGAAATACCATCttcaaatattaatattatttaattcAAACTGGCTTCTATAACTACTTGTGCTCAGATGATAGGAAATTAGTAGATACTGTCATGATAGTATCCAAAAGTTTCACTACagggttttaaatttttaatgttttgccaggtgctggtggttcatgtcagtaatcctagctactcaggaggctgatacaagaatcatggttcaagtccagcccagcagggaagtcagtgagactcttatctctaattaacttctagaaaactgtaagtggagctatgactccaagtggtagagcactagtcttgagcaaaaagctcagggacagctcccagaccaaaaggacttttttttttttttactattcctcagctttttctctttctttcctgaagaCATAATTGGGAATTATCTCAGCACATCCATCCTACCAGTTGAGGCATGCTGCAGCATCTtttcatctgaattttttttttgtgggggggtggTGTGagattagtcatggggcttgaactcagggccagggtgctgtccctgagtttttttactcaaggctagtgctcttaacaCTTGACTGacggtccacttccagcttttttttggttaattggagataaaagtctcacagactttcctgtccaggctgtcttcaaaccacgagcctcagatctcagcctgaataactaggattacagatgggagccaccagtacATGGTTTGACTAATTCTTGATATATTCTAAAAATACAAACCTTAATTTCTAACCACTTTATTAAAACACAAATTTTCTTTCCCCAGTGTTTACTTTTACGTAATTCAAGTACACGTTTTCCTTTTAAGGTTTGAGCAaatagaaaaaatttttaaataattgtttctTTGTCCAGGTAACAATGTTaagaattttctttccatttttttagaTGTACATACCCTTAAGCTAAACTAAGATAcattccatgtattttttttagtcTTTGTTTAAATCCATCATATGAGATAAATAGTACTCTTTTAAGCCAGATGTaaagctgtaactcaagtagagtgctatccttgagcaaaagaagcttaaggtcagtactctggccctgagtttaagctgcagGACCAACagtaaaactaatttttaaaatccataCACGAGCTAACTCAAGGAAATCCAGGTTTTTATatctcaaagatttttctctattttcattgTGCCCTGAAGATCGTGAGATTTCTATACCTTTACTCAGAGTCTGCTTTCTCCCTCCCAAACTTCAGAGTTTTAAGTAGATCAGGAAacactggggaaaaaagaaagtcaagatCCATtacttgttttttgggggggccagtcctggggcttggactcagggcctgagcactgtccctggcttctttttgttcaaggctagcactctgccacttgagccacagtgccacttctggccattttctgtatatgtggtgctggggaattgaacccagggcctcatgtatatgaggcaggcactcttgccactaggccatatccccagcccaagatccaTTACTTGTCCTCTTTGGGAATCCTCATCTTAGCACTACATTCTGTTCTCAGTAGTAAGACCTTAATATAGTAACCTGTTAGGCATTGATTTGTTAGTATATCCATTCATATGGATTTGGTAACTCCCTTCATTAGGAAATAGGTACTTTTATCCCCACTTATATatgacaaatggaaaagaaatcaaTTCACTTCCCCCAAGTCACTTAATTAGTAAACTGAAGAGATGGACTTCACATGTAGGCAGCCTATTAGTTTAAAGTAAGCGACAAGTAGCAGTAAAAGATAGAAGTAAAGAGCTGCCACAAATAAAGGTTATCTTTGTAACCACATACCAAGAAAATTTCTACCAAAAGAAGTTAAATCTCATTTGAAATCACATATGTGCTTTATATTACATGGATTATTTTCACGTTAAAATAATACAAATCATTTAACTGCCTTACAGGTCTTAAGGGAAGTTATTAAGCTaaaaataggaagtggtgctgtggctcaactggtatagCTCTAGCTTGAGCTGAaggcgctgtcactgagctctagCCCATGACCGATAAAAGTAATTCTGATGAGAATATTTATTTCCTCAAGTACGTCctttgaaatgaaattttattttctggtgaAAAGTTTATTAGTTCATTTactcaattttctttcttaagttTACCAAACGAGAACCAGAAGACACAAAAAGTGCCGACTCTGACCGAGATGTTTTTAATGAGAAACCTTCTAAAGAAGAAGTCATGGCAGCTACTCAAGCTGAAGGACCAAAACGAGTTTCAGATAGTGCCATTGTGCATACAAGCATGGGAGACATTCACATCAAACTTTTTCCTGTTGagtaagtttgttttgttttgttttttgccagtcctggggcttggactcagggcctgagcactgtccctggcttcttcctgctcaaggctagcactctgccacttgagtcacagcgccacttctggccattttctatgtatgtggtgctgaggaattggaacccagggcttcatgtatatgaggcaagcactcttgcgacttggccatattcccagctccaagtatttttgttgttgttgttattttatcttAATATCACTAGCAGTGTCGATGTGTATTTGAAACTCTGTAacttaaaattgttatttttaggaATTTTGAAGAATTTTAGTTCTGTCTTGAGAGTGTTTGTTGtttgggggacggggggggggcggttgggttttttctgttgttttagtttttttgtcagtcatggagattattaaactcagggcctgcacaatgTCCAAGATCttttttgctctcaaggctagtgctgtatcacttagagccatagctccacttctggtttgaggtggttaattggaaataatcgtctcacagactttgctggccAGGCTGGCATCGAACCTCAATCTCAtgagagtagctaagattacaggcatgagcccccagcataatgtttttttgtttgtttgtttgtttgtttttaaatttaacctTTCccagtgaatatatatatatatatatatatattttttttttttttttttttttttgccagtcctggggctatgactcggcctgagcactgtccctggcttctttttgctcaaggctaacactagcgccacttctggctttttctattttttatatggtgctgaggaatcgaacccagggcttcatgcatgcaaggcaagcgcatTGCCaccatgccatattcccagccctaaccttTCCCAGTAACTTAATCTATAAATAGATAAGTAACTTAAGAtaggtacatatgtatgtacgtacgtatcTTAAGGTGCTACTTTTTACTTTTAACTATTTGCTGGCCTTGAAATAAACTGTCAAACTCATACTAATAAGCAGTCAGGATGTAAAGATATTCCATTAAACAGTGGAAATATATACCAGGACACTACTGACATGTCCTTTGAACTCTTGCTTGTCCTGAAATTAGAGGTTATAAGAAAATACTCCTGAGTCATTTAGACATTCAGAACATCATAAGGAAACACAATTGGTTCCAAAGAAAATTAAGATGCTCTAATTGGTTTATGTCTTACCAGGTGCCCTAAGACTGTGGAAAACTTCTGTGTTCACAGCCGAAATGGCTATTATAATGGACACACATTTCATCGTATAATTAAGGTAAGTTCTGCAAGTTTTGTATGACTTATTTTGAGTCCCTTCTTTCACAGTCATCAGATTATTAGAAAGGAACAGGGAAATGGACTGTGGAAGCTAACAGTAAGAATAGATAATCATGAATATCTAGAATCAAGACAAAGATGGCATGACCAGGACACCTTCTCAGAAACACTGGTACAGCCAAGTGTAATGGCTCGGCCAGTAGTCCTTGTGACTTGGGATCCTCAGAGtgaaagattgaggtttgaagccatcctaggcagaaaagtccaaaagactaaaattaaccataaaaaattcCATAGTAcacgtgtggctcaagtagtagagtgccagttagGAGCAAAAAGTCAAAGCaaaagctccaggccctgagttccagtcctgtTACTagcacacacagaagaaaacacTGGGCCAGTATTTGTCAGCAAGTAAAGGGTAAGCTAATGAGTAAATAGTCACGGAGAGATAAAATCCATAACCATAGTCAGCAGCTGGTGGCTGATTCCCATAATCTGGACtgcttgagatttgaggatcaaaattcaaaaaattTGGACTGAGCAGCCAAATTTTTGAGACCTTTAATTgccaaataattagcaaaaaaaacaaGTGGAAGCATGGATCTAACCCAACTAGATGTCCTGAGttgattcaagccccaatatgaacacacacagacacacacacgcacacatcaaaggggaggggttgggggaatCTCACAACTAGGTTACTCTCTTTAATAGATTGATAAACCAAGAAGGTAAGATTGCAGATCACAGAATCACTGTTACATCTGATCAGCAAAGTAAGCTTGGTCCCAGAATTTTGAGCAGCATGCTGTAGAGCGGATGGGGTAGTGATGCAATTACTGGTTATTGGCAGGTCAGAAATGGCAGGAGGAAAAGTCAGATGTCCAGTGTCTATAGGATTAGTGAGATGACTTTCCAAGAAATCCAGGGCATTTGATGAAGTGGGGAGATGATGGTAAGGACAATTGTGAAAGACATGAGATACTACACagatatattaatattaatattatattattatttaatattattagcTGATTTTTCTATATTAGCAAAGATAATACATGCTTATAAGTGGCAgaacctttttttgttgttgttgttttgttgttttggggtgggggggttggccagtctggggcttggactcagggcctgagcactgtgtctggcttcttttcgctcaaggctagcactccagcacttgagccacagtgccacttctggctgttttctatatgtggtgctgaggaatcaaacccaaggcttcatgtatacgaggcaggcactcttgccactaggccatgttcccagccagcAGAACCTTTTTTTGTTTCAGTCATTGAATCTAAGGTAGTGATTAAGCAATGGAAATATGTTATCCAAACTTAAATATACTTATAGGTTTAACGATATTTCAAGGAAGTTGAAAGTTGTAATGTACTATGGATGGATAGTGTTGATGTGTTTTTGTGTATTTTCTGTTAAGGGCTTCATGATTCAGACAGGAGATCCAACAGGTACTGGTATGGGAGGAGAAAGCATATGGGGAGGAGAGTTTGAAGATGAATTTCATTCAACATTACGGCATGACAGACCCTACACCCTCAGCATGGCAAATGCTGGATCAAATACTAATGGATCCCAGTTTTTCATAACAGTAGTCCCCACAGTGCGTACAACATCTTTGTCTTTATAAACCATAGATTCATGGGTTATGATTAAATGGAAGAGAGAGCTGTGTTATTCTATAACCTCTGTATTATTTATAGCTgccaaaattttaaaatgagaacgCTTTTTAGAGAAGAAGTTTTAAATAATATGAGTTTGTTAATAAAACAGTACAAATGTGAAATGTGTTCTAGATATTTGAGTTTTAAGTCTCAACTCAGCCACTACTAATCTCGTCGCctaaaacaaattatttcactTCTCTGGACCTGTTTCCTCATCTTTTGAGTATAGGAATTCAATTATGAATTTCCAGGATTGGACAAATTCTCCAcaatattatatgttataattcATCAGTGGTATCTAAGATTTGATAAAATGCAATATGAAGCCATAGACTATTGCTGTGAAATTTTACAAAATTATGAAAAGgatacactttttaaaataaattaagcactAAGCACTAAAAAATATTTGTAACTACTGTCTGCCAGGCACATAGTCTCATGTACCAATACTTGGAGTCATTATCCTCAGTTTTCAGTAATAGTTGAGAAAACAAATGGTTAAGCATAACTAAGGTCAAGTAGCTAACAGAGCCACCTCCCGAGCTCTCAAAGTACATGCTAGTAAACTATTCCAGACTGCCTCTTAATTATTCATGTAAAATTCCTACAGAGAATTTCTGTAGCCTTAATTATAATTGTTTTCAATCAAGCAAAGTATCTTCAGGAAACATCTTCCATCTCCTTTTGATCCCAAGTGTTTAAGTATCTAATTGAACTTTACACAACCTGTTATCTGTGGGTTCTTCATCTGGCCATTTGGTCAATCAGATTCAAATGATTTGGAAAGGAAAGCTggctctactttttttctttttgttaaaccATAACCCCAGTATAGCATTGCAATATAATAGGTCTAATAATGGAGAGATGATTTCAAAGTATGCAGGAAGATAGGTACACATTATAAATATTAAGCTAGAGTATGTGTACTGAATATGGTAGGGGATAATCCCCCACATAAGCTTAAATTCTCCTCAGTTTGTTCACCCAGAAGATGTGATTTAAGAAAATGCTGTTTACCAATGTTTTCCATTTGTTCTCCACTACAGCCTTGGCTGGATAATAAACACACGGTGTTTGGACGAGTAACGAAAGGCATGGAAGTTGTACAGAGGATCTCCAACGTCAAAGTCAATCCTAAAACAGATAAGCCTTATGAGGATGTCAGCATCATAAATATCACTGTCAAATAAACTTTCTTTGTGTTTGTAAAACAATACATAGATTAAATATAAAGACTATTTTACATTAGGAAGTTTAAGACTTGCTGAATATGCAAACCATATTTGAAAAGATAGAAAACtttttatatttctaattaaaggcttttaaaagcaaaagagttgcctttttcttccagatttctaATCCTAAGAGGTAATAAATTGAATGGACTAAAACGTCATGCAAATAGCACTTCCTGTGGGTCCTCAAATGCTAAATTGTTAAATGAGAACTACATGCATTTCTCCCTTCGCCTTTGGATCCATGTGTCGTGGGTgttgtgtatacgtgtgtgtgcacagctGCGCTTGGGCTTGGCTTTCACACAAAGCTGGCACACCACAATGGAGCCAaatcttttagtttatttttactggttaattgaagagtctcttgagcttctttgcccctactggtttcaaacctcattcttcagatctcagcacatgagtggctaggatttgaGGCTTGAGCCTCTAGTACTGGACTAggtgctttattttttgttgtttttaaaggggCATGCCTGGAGTGGGGGCATGCCTGGGGTAGGAAATTACAAGTCTGTTGACCTTCCTGTTGCACCCTGCAGTGTGCATCAATGTAGGAGTTGGACTGAACTTGCTGATAGAGGTCTACACTTGTCTGAAACTCAGGATACtatcctacctcagcctcttgagtgttgggattatGGTATTGGCATCtgtcactgtgcctggctctaTTACTTTCTGGCTCCTTTTCATTCAACTACTTTAAACAGAAGTTGCTTGAAATTCTGTTCACAGTGTTTTCAGTAGGTGCATTTTGGAATATTACCACCTCAGTGATGATTTTTGTATATACAGAAGCTTATGTACTTTCTGTCTTTGACACCTTTCTGAAACCAGGATTCTTCCCCCCTTGATATTACCTATTGGTGTCTCCATTAATCTGATCCACCTCTCCAGTTTAACTTTTctaaaactgaattacaggggctgggga
Proteins encoded in this window:
- the Ppwd1 gene encoding peptidylprolyl isomerase domain and WD repeat-containing protein 1 isoform X1, yielding MAAESSSDPQTRRRRRRDAEDPEKPEPSERELAVVVAGAPENDEESEERWVGPLPVEATLAKKRKVLEFERVYLDNLPSASMYERSYMHRDVITHVVCTKTDFIITASHDGHVKFWKKIEEGIEFVKHFRSHLGVIESIAVSSEGALFCSVGDDKAMKVFDVVNFDMINMLKLGYFPGQCEWIYCPGDAISSVAASEKSTGKIFIYDGRGDNQPLHIFDKLHTSPLTQIRLNPVYKAVVSSDKSGMIEYWTGPPHEYKFPRNVNWEYKTDTDLYEFAKCKAYPTSICFSPDGKKIATIGSDRKVRIFRFLTGKLMRVFDESLSMFTELQQMRQQLPDMEFGRRMAVERELEKVDAVRLINIVFDETGHFVLYGTMLGIKVINVETNRCVRILGKQENIRVMQLALFQGIAKKHRAATTIEMKASENPVLQNIQADPTIVCTSFKKNRFYMFTKREPEDTKSADSDRDVFNEKPSKEEVMAATQAEGPKRVSDSAIVHTSMGDIHIKLFPVECPKTVENFCVHSRNGYYNGHTFHRIIKGFMIQTGDPTGTGMGGESIWGGEFEDEFHSTLRHDRPYTLSMANAGSNTNGSQFFITVVPTPWLDNKHTVFGRVTKGMEVVQRISNVKVNPKTDKPYEDVSIINITVK
- the Ppwd1 gene encoding peptidylprolyl isomerase domain and WD repeat-containing protein 1 isoform X2, whose amino-acid sequence is MSAVTCIEMLSPMWYAPRLILLSLPVMINMLKLGYFPGQCEWIYCPGDAISSVAASEKSTGKIFIYDGRGDNQPLHIFDKLHTSPLTQIRLNPVYKAVVSSDKSGMIEYWTGPPHEYKFPRNVNWEYKTDTDLYEFAKCKAYPTSICFSPDGKKIATIGSDRKVRIFRFLTGKLMRVFDESLSMFTELQQMRQQLPDMEFGRRMAVERELEKVDAVRLINIVFDETGHFVLYGTMLGIKVINVETNRCVRILGKQENIRVMQLALFQGIAKKHRAATTIEMKASENPVLQNIQADPTIVCTSFKKNRFYMFTKREPEDTKSADSDRDVFNEKPSKEEVMAATQAEGPKRVSDSAIVHTSMGDIHIKLFPVECPKTVENFCVHSRNGYYNGHTFHRIIKGFMIQTGDPTGTGMGGESIWGGEFEDEFHSTLRHDRPYTLSMANAGSNTNGSQFFITVVPTPWLDNKHTVFGRVTKGMEVVQRISNVKVNPKTDKPYEDVSIINITVK